The Calliphora vicina chromosome 3, idCalVici1.1, whole genome shotgun sequence genome contains a region encoding:
- the tut gene encoding uncharacterized protein tut, which yields MSIYINAEMCSYVRKLFEHPSKWYESYQENGTKYIKRRKKLEDQLQQQLNACAGEIFLCGIPAETRAEKIAEVASLLGEVYILRFKVHFSGASRGFAYLQYIDPNHMPLALQKLPQFFRELKLPTIKVCESRNSSILLLRNTHKMTPLMVFETLKKLINFYKLVGHEIYHGYFVYQIVFKCNEEAVHARRELLKSILNFGPKAVIVWDTSTKTNFNGNFTQNERFYKQFKYPNQQPQNIMMTNTAAIEFQTNFKQQNIATANVLKNFANLKLH from the exons ATGTCAATTTATATAAATGCTGAAATGTGCTCATATGTGCGAAAATTGTTTGAACATCCCTCCAAGTGGTATGAGTCGTATCAGGAGAATGGTACCAAATACATTAAAAGACGCAAGAAACTAGAGGATCAATTGCAGCAGCAATTAAATGCCTGTGCGGGAGAG ATTTTCTTGTGCGGCATACCAGCTGAGACCAGGGCGGAAAAAATAGCCGAAGTGGCCTCTCTACTGGGAGAAGTTTATATTTTACGTTTTAAGGTACATTTCTCGGGAGCTTCTAGAGGCTTTgcttatctgcaatatattgaTCCCAACCATATGCCTTTGGCTTTACAAAA attgccTCAGTTTTTTCGTGAACTAAAATTGCCCACAATCAAGGTCTGTGAGTCACGTAATAGCTCCATACTTTTGCTACGCAACACACACAAAATGACCCCCTTGATGGTTTTCGAAAccttaaagaaattaattaatttttataaattagtgGGTCATGAAATATATCACGGCTATTTTGTATATCAAATAGTTTTCAAATGCAATGAGGAGGCGGTTCATGCCAGACGTGAGctattaaaatcgattttaaacTTTGGTCCCAAGGCGGTAATAGTGTGGGATACATCAACAAAAACCAATTTTAATGGTAATTTTACTCAAAACgaaagattttataaacaatttaagtatCCGAATCAACAGCCTCAAAATATAATGATGACAAATACAGCAGCAATtgagtttcaaacaaattttaaacaacagAATATTGCtacagcaaatgttttaaaaaattttgcaaatttgaaattacattga